In Chrysemys picta bellii isolate R12L10 unplaced genomic scaffold, ASM1138683v2 scaf243, whole genome shotgun sequence, the genomic window caatgggggaaggagggggcggagtcggggttgggggggcgtgagcgccggagcagagggcaaatttccttctttgtcccgcgtcccgaccgaacatcggtcgggacgcgggacaaagaaggaaatatcgggactgtcccgataaaatcgggacgtctggtcaccctactctctctctctcagctgcagTCCTGCAGGTGGTCCTGAACTCCATCATCAAGGCCATGGTGCCCCTGCTCCACATCGCCCTACTGGTCCTCTTCATGATCATCATCTACGCCATCGTCGGACAGGAGCTGTTCAAGGGAAAGTTGCACAAGACTTGCTACTACATCGGGACAGGTCTGGAACGTGGGCGACCCTCCCACCAGCCGGGGGGGCCATGCCAtaaccctcccagccacaccatatagccatataacCATATGACGTGGCTGGGAGGTGTATGCCATATCTGGGGGCGTTATATGACTACATGGCATGGCggggaggtgtatggcatggctgggaggtgtatggcatggctgggggcatTATAAGGCTATATGGCATGATGGAGAGGTATATGGCATATCTGGGGGcattatatggctatatggtgtggctgggagggttatggcatggctgggggagTTATATGGCTATATGGTATGGCGGGGAGGgttatggcatggctgggggcattatatggctatatggcatggctgggaggtgtatggcatggctgggggcgttatatggctatatggcatggctgggaaggttatggcatggctgggggcattatatggctatatggtgtGGCTAGGAGGTATATTGCACTGCGCCAGAGCCctcctctgggtggggctgggggctaaggcacaagcagcagcaggagtgtaGTTATCCTTCTCCTCTGCTCAGCCTGACTTCTGTGCTTCGGTTTCACCCTCAGATATCATTGCcaaaggggaaatggagaagcCATCCCCGTGCACCACCACCGGCCACGGGTATCACTGCACCCTCAACGGCACtgagtgcaggagtgggtggccaGGGCCCAACAACAGCATCCCCCATTTTGATAATTTTGGCTTCGCCATGCTGACTGTGTACCAGTGCATCACCATGGAGGGCTGGACGGAAGTCCTCTACTGGGTAGGTGAATGCCTGAGCCCGCTGGCTGCGAGGGAGGAGACGCCGGCACGCTCTTTGAACAAGAACATGGTACTAAGCGGGTTGGGCTGGCCAGGCTTCCCAAATGGTGGGGATCCTTCcagggcagcgagccccgcaGACTCTGCAGCTACTGGATGATGTATCCACTGAGCAATGAGCTCCCAGGGAGAAGGTGGCACCCGCCGGTGCAGCAGAGTGTTTGAACCCTGCCTAGCCAAGAGAGTCCCTGTCCAAGTACCGCTGAGACTCTCAAACGAACCCCACCCTTGCCTTAAAAGACAGGAGCCTGGTGGGAGCGAGTCCTCGGACGGCTCCTCAGCTCTGGAGCTCAGGTATAAGCGACCATAAACTTGCCCTCCAAGCCACGAAGAATGgtaggggaggaaggatggtgtgACGGCTCAGGGACAGGCTGGGAATTGCAGAGCTGAGTTCCAGTCCCGCCTCTGCCTCTGGAAAGCGCTTGGTGTGTTACCCTTCTGGGCATCCTTTGTTCCCAGGAGTGTGGGCTGAGGGCAGCTTGAGACACAGGTTGCTGGGCCAGTGTCTGATATTGTATCTGGTGGCTTTTAATAATaccaccacctagctcttatacagtgcttttcaccaTTAGATCTTAAAGCATTTCACCGTCATtaaccccccctgccccactcaccccccggGAGGCAGgcaggacagtgctattatctccattgcacagatggggagctgagacccagaggctaagtgacttgctcaaggtcacacaaggagtctgtggcagagtagggagtTGGGTCTTCAAAGCCTTaaactagtgccctaaccactgggttccTGGGAGGAAGGCTGGTCAATGAGTAGGGACAAGTCTGAAAcccgggagacccaggttcaattccctgctctgccacagactcccattgtgaccgtgggcaagtctcttagtcgctctgtgtctcagttccccatgcgtaaagactgtgaggtgctcagctactccAGTAATGGGCTTACCTGAGCCAGGTGGATTTGGTTCTCCCCCTGGATCTTCATCTGCCTCTGTCCTGCTCAGGTGAACGACGCCATCGGGAACGAGTGGCCCTGGATCTATTTCGTCAGCCTCATTCTGCAGGGCTCTTTCTTCGTTCTCAACCTGGTGCTGGGCGTGCTCAGCGGGTAAGGCGTGTGGACTGCATGGTGCCGCTCTCCTTTCTATCTGTCCCAGCAGGGGTCTGCCCtgagggaggggccgggcccttaTTGAGTTTGGGATATGAACAGAAAGTCTGAAggggttttttaacctttttcttcccttcttccttGGTACCTTGGCTATCAAAGCTATCAAGCCTTGTCTTCCCTTTTCTCTTGGCGAACTCTTTGGATGACTCAGGAATGTGGAGCAGGGGCGCTATCAGCCCTTAATTGAAGGGACAGGATGGTGGAATTCTTAACACAGAGAGCTTTTCTCCCCAGTCTTAACAAAACCAGACAATGAACACATTGTAATTATTcagttgtattgtggtagcacctagcagcccccattctggcccaggaccccatggtgctaggtgctgtgcaaacacagaacaaaaagacagtccctgccccaacagcAGTTTTAAATAGTCCCTGTAAAATTCCCTTCCCTTCTCAGTTAACCAGGTGTCACTTCCTTGGTCCCTGCAGTGTCACAATCTTACTAGTCCTCGAGTCTTCCAGCGTAGCCAAGACATGAATTAAAGCAAACGGGTAAAATACCACTGAAAACAAATCCACCCGTCCTTTCCAGGCCTGCTTTATCCCTCAGAAGGGAGCAAAAAAAGGCCAAGCCCAATGTTTTTCCCCCTTGACAGGTCACCTTTACTATGGAGAATGTGGGGAAATGGGCACAGCTGGCAATCTCTCTGCACCCTCCAGCTGCGTGAGCTTCCCCTTTAGCTCTGACACTCTGTTATGATTTTCTCAAGGCTTTCCAGTATCGGATACTCCTGTGTGCCTCAACAGCAGCAGTGGGGACAGCCATTAGTGCTCCTAATGTTAACCTGCCCTCTTTACAATCTAGCTGTAGTAGTTGGTTCTGTGGtgtcctgtggcaaggagttccacaggatgatAAAAAAATGGGGAATAGGGTGGGGGTCTGGGACACAGAACTCTGGGGCTCTAATCTGACACTGACTCACCGCTATCAGCCCCCAGCTGATCAGGCTGTCCTGTGAGTGGTGGGGCAAACCACACTCTGAGTAGTTACCTGCGGCCCTGCTGGAAGGAGGGCGTGGAGAGTGCAGGGTCTGAGCCCTCCTGCCACGAGACAAACCAGCAGCTCAGCCTGTCCTTTGGGACCCAGCGAGGCTCCTCACAGCTacccggagcaggagcaggagcccGCTCTGCCAGAGGGGTCCCAGAGACACaacagagctgggagctgagaaTGCCACAGGATTCATGAACCTCACTTCCCTAGGTTGGGATATTTGGTGGCAATAATGAAAATGGGGGGAAGCTGGGCATGGGGTTCACCTGGCTCTCCAGATCTATCTAGGTAGGTACTTAtctgccctcatcaccataacATCAGAGCAACGGATTCCTCCTCACGCCCCCTGTGCGGCAGGGCAGCATCCTTATTCCTGTTTCATGCATGGGGAACGGAGACACGGAGGGGCTAAGTGCCAGGCCCATGGTTGCACAAGacatctgtggcaaagccaggaactgaGTACTAGGATGTGTTTCCTAATGGAGAGCACACTTGAATG contains:
- the LOC135978401 gene encoding voltage-dependent L-type calcium channel subunit alpha-1S-like, with protein sequence MVPLLHIALLVLFMIIIYAIVGQELFKGKLHKTCYYIGTDIIAKGEMEKPSPCTTTGHGYHCTLNGTECRSGWPGPNNSIPHFDNFGFAMLTVYQCITMEGWTEVLYWVNDAIGNEWPWIYFVSLILQGSFFVLNLVLGVLSGYWTSLSNLVASLLNSVRSIASLLFLRFLFIIIIIFSLLGMQLFGGK